In Canis lupus dingo isolate Sandy chromosome 25, ASM325472v2, whole genome shotgun sequence, one genomic interval encodes:
- the RAB17 gene encoding ras-related protein Rab-17 isoform X4 translates to MAQAGGVPCPGAAPGQPCVFKLVLLGSGSVGKSSLALRYVKNDFKSILPTVGCAFFTKVVELGAVSLKFEIWDTAGQEKYHSICHLYFRGANAALLVYDITRKDSFCKAQQWLQDLERQVPAGEVVVMLVGNKTDLGEQREVTFQEGKEFAESKKLLFMEASAKLNHQVTEVFSALARELLRREEGKQGRPQRGEAVLARSRVPVGPARCCAQ, encoded by the exons ATGGCGCAGGCGGGAGGGGtcccctgccctggggctgccccGGGCCAGCCCTGCGTGTTCAAGCTGGTGCTCTTGGGAAGCGGCTCCGTGGGCAAGTCCAGCTTGGCTCTCCGGTACGTGAAGAATGACTTCAAGAGCATCCTGCCCACCGTGGGAT GTGCGTTCTTCACAAAGGTGGTGGAGCTGGGTGCCGTGTCTCTGAAGTTTGAGATCTGGGACACGGCCGGCCAGGAGAAGTACCACAGCATCTGCCACCTGTACTTCCGGGGCGCCAACGCCGCGCTCTTGGTATACGACATCACCAGGAAG GATTCCTTCTGCAAGGCCCAGCAGTGGCTGCAGGACCTCGAGCGGCAGGTCCCCGCcggggaggtggtggtgatgctgGTCGGGAACAAGACGGATCTCGGCGAGCAGCGGGAGGTGACCTTCCAG GAAGGGAAAGAGTTTGCAGAGAGCAAGAAGCTGCTGTTCATGGAGGCCTCCGCCAAGCTAAACCACCAGGTGACCGAGGTCTTCAGCGCTCTAG CCCGGGAACTGCTGCGGAGAGAAGAGGGGAAGCAGGGCCGGCCGCAGAGGGGGGAGGCTGTGCTGGCTCGGAGCAGGGTGCCCGTGGGGCCGGCCAGGTGCTGCGCCCAGTAG
- the RAB17 gene encoding ras-related protein Rab-17 isoform X2 codes for MDQDAVSPANLGVPHASGQGGQRRRPFPETPPPPPTPWKDWFGFAILSFSLWWKGDELGMAQAGGVPCPGAAPGQPCVFKLVLLGSGSVGKSSLALRYVKNDFKSILPTVGCAFFTKVVELGAVSLKFEIWDTAGQEKYHSICHLYFRGANAALLVYDITRKDSFCKAQQWLQDLERQVPAGEVVVMLVGNKTDLGEQREVTFQEGKEFAESKKLLFMEASAKLNHQVTEVFSALARELLRREEGKQGRPQRGEAVLARSRVPVGPARCCAQ; via the exons ATGGATCAGGATGCTGTTAGCCCCGCTAATCTCGGTGTCCCGCACGCCTCGGGGCAAGGAGGACAGCGCCGTAGACCCTTCCCTGAAACgcccccccctccacccaccccgtGGAAGGACTGGTTTGGATTTGcgatcctttctttttccctttggtggAAAGGAGATGAGCTG GGCATGGCGCAGGCGGGAGGGGtcccctgccctggggctgccccGGGCCAGCCCTGCGTGTTCAAGCTGGTGCTCTTGGGAAGCGGCTCCGTGGGCAAGTCCAGCTTGGCTCTCCGGTACGTGAAGAATGACTTCAAGAGCATCCTGCCCACCGTGGGAT GTGCGTTCTTCACAAAGGTGGTGGAGCTGGGTGCCGTGTCTCTGAAGTTTGAGATCTGGGACACGGCCGGCCAGGAGAAGTACCACAGCATCTGCCACCTGTACTTCCGGGGCGCCAACGCCGCGCTCTTGGTATACGACATCACCAGGAAG GATTCCTTCTGCAAGGCCCAGCAGTGGCTGCAGGACCTCGAGCGGCAGGTCCCCGCcggggaggtggtggtgatgctgGTCGGGAACAAGACGGATCTCGGCGAGCAGCGGGAGGTGACCTTCCAG GAAGGGAAAGAGTTTGCAGAGAGCAAGAAGCTGCTGTTCATGGAGGCCTCCGCCAAGCTAAACCACCAGGTGACCGAGGTCTTCAGCGCTCTAG CCCGGGAACTGCTGCGGAGAGAAGAGGGGAAGCAGGGCCGGCCGCAGAGGGGGGAGGCTGTGCTGGCTCGGAGCAGGGTGCCCGTGGGGCCGGCCAGGTGCTGCGCCCAGTAG